A portion of the Glycine max cultivar Williams 82 chromosome 10, Glycine_max_v4.0, whole genome shotgun sequence genome contains these proteins:
- the IQD37 gene encoding protein IQ-DOMAIN 1 — protein sequence MGFLRRLFGAKKPSDCKSGKKRWTFLKHTVRNKSLPPPPIPPALNTHFDSSTPLDANKHAIAVAAATAAVAEAALAAAHAAAEVVRLTSGGVAATSTSSRTAVTAARVGNLETAAVRIQSAFRGYLARRALRALKALVKLQALVRGHIVRKQSADMLRRMQTLVRLQAQARASRAHLSDNTPSFNFNSSLLSHYPVPEEYEHPPRGFSTKFDGSSILKRCSSNANSRNVDSERVGFDSNWLNRWMELDNKCSQTGDASLKNNGRPDDDKSDKILEVDTWRPHFKSHHNSSSSSQAAHYYLNADYNNENFAAAHESPSKRSAKALNQSFSSREVLQLRSLKFHKGKEEASSRTADNSPQAFSANSRNGSGARRGGGPFTPTRSECSLGFFSGYTGHPNYMANTESFRAKVRSQSAPRQRLEFDRYGSTRRPVPLVGPNSDHDSDLRNKVLPPFNQTNRIGSSNLR from the exons ATGGGCTTTCTCCGGCGACTTTTCGGCGCCAAAAAACCCTCCGATTGCAAATCCGGCAAGAAAAGATGGACCTTCCTCAAACACACcgtcagaaacaagtcactccCGCCGCCACCGATACCCCCCGCACTCAACACTCACTTTGATTCCTCAACTCCCTTGGATGCCAACAAGCATGCAATCGCCGTCGCCGCCGCCACCGCCGCAGTAGCAGAAGCTGCTCTCGCCGCCGCCCACGCCGCTGCCGAGGTAGTCAGACTCACAAGCGGCGGCGTCGCCGCCACAAGTACCAGCTCCAGAACCGCTGTCACGGCGGCGCGTGTTGGCAACCTTGAGACCGCCGCCGTTAGGATACAATCGGCGTTCCGTGGTTACTTg GCAAGGAGGGCATTGAGAGCGCTTAAAGCATTGGTGAAGTTGCAAGCATTGGTTAGGGGCCACATTGTGAGAAAGCAAAGTGCAGATATGCTGAGGCGCATGCAAACATTGGTGCGACTTCAGGCCCAGGCACGTGCAAGCCGTGCGCACTTGTCAGATAATACGCCTTCTTTCAACTTCAACTCTTCCCTACTTTCTCACTATCCT GTCCCTGAAGAATATGAGCACCCACCTCGTGGCTTCAGTACAAAATTTGATGGATCTTCTATCCTTAAG AGATGCAGTTCCAATGCCAATTCTAGGAATGTTGACTCGGAACGAGTCGGGTTCGATTCCAACTGGTTAAACCGTTGGATGGAATTAGATAACAAGTGTAGCCAAACTGGAGATGCTTCATTGAAAAATAATGGACGCCCTGATGATGATAAAAGTGACAAGATTCTCGAAGTGGATACTTGGAGGCCACACTTCAAGTCCCACCACAACAGTAGCAGCTCCTCTCAAGCAGCACATTATTATCTGAATGCTGATTACAATAATGAGAACTTTGCGGCGGCACACGAGTCTCCATCAAAACGTTCAGCAAAGGCTCTAAACCAAAGCTTCTCATCAAGGGAGGTGTTGCAGCTAAGATCATTGAAGTTTcacaaaggaaaagaagaagcaaGTTCAAGAACTGCTGACAATAGTCCACAAGCATTTTCTGCCAATTCTAGAAACGGAAGTGGTGCAAGGAGAGGAGGAGGACCCTTTACACCTACTAGGAGTGAGTGTTCGTTGGGTTTCTTCAGTGGCTACACGGGTCACCCCAATTACATGGCAAACACTGAATCTTTTAGAGCTAAGGTTAGATCACAAAGTGCACCTAGACAAAGGCTGGAGTTTGACAGATACGGTTCCACTAGGAGGCCTGTTCCTTTGGTGGGGCCTAATTCAGACCATGATTCAGATTTAAGGAACAAAGTCTTACCTCCCTTTAACCAAACGAACAGAATTGGGAGTAGCAATTTAAGGTGA
- the LOC100809265 gene encoding RHOMBOID-like protein 2, which yields MARRDLESGGGVTKNNRSAEENYSAPESSHVYDSETHWTSWLVPMFVVANIAVFVITMYINNCPRNNIRFQGRCVARFLGRFSFQPMQENPLLGPSSSTLTKMGALRWDNVVNRHQGWRLVTCIWLHAGVIHLLANMLSLVFIGIRLEQQFGFIKIGIIYLVSGFGGSVLSSLFIRDHISVGASGALFGLLGAMLSELITNWTIYSNKAMALITLLVIIVINLGIGILPHVDNFAHIGGFLVGLLLGFILLPRPQFGWLEQRRLPAGVQMKSKYKTHQYVLGVVSLILLIAGLSTALVMLFRGEKGYDHCHWCRYLTCVPTSKWECSNDS from the exons ATGGCAAGAAGAGATCTTGAAAGTGGCGGTGGAGTAACCAAGAACAACAGAAGTGCAGAGGAAAACTACTCTGCGCCCGAATCTTCCCATGTTTATGATTCTGAGACCCATTGGACATCATGGCTCGTGCCCATGTTTGTGGTTGCTAATATTGCTGTCTTTGTTATTACCATGTACATCAACAATTGTCCCAGGAACAACATTCGTTTCCAAGGTCGCTGCGTGGCAAGGTTTCTTGGAAGGTTCTCTTTTCAGCCTATGCAGGAGAATCCCTTGCTTGGTCCTTCTTCTTCAAC ATTGACCAAGATGGGAGCTCTTCGATGGGATAATGTTGTGAATAGACATCAGGGATGGAGACTTGTCACTTGCATTTGGTTACATGCTGGGGTTATTCATTTGCTGGCTAATATGTTGAGTCTGGTCTTCATTGGCATTCGCCTTGAACAACAATTCGGGTTTA TTAAGATTGGAATCATATACTTGGTGTCTGGGTTTGGTGGAAGTGTACTGTCGTCTCTATTTATCAGAGACCACATCTCTGTGGGTGCTTCTGGTGCCCTTTTTGGACTTCTTGGCGCAATGCTGTCTGAACTTATCACAAACTGGACTATATATTCCAATAAA GCAATGGCTTTAATAACCCTTCTAGTGATCATTGTAATCAACCTTGGCATTGGCATTTTGCCACACGTAGATAATTTTGCTCACATCGGAGGATTCCTGGTGGGATTACTCCTTGGCTTTATTTTGCTGCCACGTCCTCAGTTCGGTTGGTTAGAGCAGCGACGTCTTCCTGCCGGTGTTCAGATGAAGTCAAAGTACAAGACTCACCAATATGTTCTAGGGGTTGTGTCTCTTATTCTGTTGATTGCAGG GTTATCGACTGCATTGGTGATGCTATTTCGGGGTGAGAAAGGGTATGACCACTGCCATTGGTGTCGCTACTTAACATGTGTCCCTACTTCTAAATGGGAATGCAGCAATGACAGTTAA